One part of the Spiribacter salinus M19-40 genome encodes these proteins:
- the atpG gene encoding F0F1 ATP synthase subunit gamma has translation MSGAKEIRTQIKSVNNTQKITTAMEMVAASKMRGAQKRMQAALPYAEKMRQVISHLAEANPEYQHPFLERRDEVNRVGYIVVSSDRGLCGGLNNNLFRAIIRDLRDHEAAGQEVRLCTIGSKAIQFFSRLSAPVVAEVSQLGDTPRLQDLIGTVKVMMDQYAEGELDRVVICYNRFVNTMTQSPTVEQLLPLPVAEEDQAMARSHSWDYLYEPSAAVALDLLLERYIESLVYQSVVENIACEMAARMVAMKSASDNAGKLIDDLNLAYNKARQAAITTELSEIVAGAEAV, from the coding sequence ATGTCCGGCGCGAAGGAAATCCGCACACAGATCAAAAGCGTGAACAACACGCAGAAGATCACGACGGCCATGGAAATGGTGGCCGCTTCGAAGATGCGCGGCGCACAAAAGCGCATGCAGGCGGCGCTCCCCTATGCCGAGAAGATGCGCCAGGTCATCAGTCATCTGGCTGAGGCCAATCCTGAATACCAGCACCCCTTCCTGGAGCGCCGGGATGAGGTGAATCGGGTGGGTTACATCGTTGTCTCGAGTGATCGGGGCCTGTGCGGTGGGCTGAATAACAATCTGTTTCGGGCGATTATTCGGGATCTGCGGGATCATGAAGCGGCTGGACAGGAAGTCCGGCTGTGCACGATCGGCTCCAAAGCCATTCAGTTTTTCAGTCGGCTCTCGGCACCGGTGGTCGCGGAGGTCTCGCAGCTGGGTGATACGCCCCGTCTTCAAGATCTGATTGGCACCGTCAAGGTGATGATGGATCAGTATGCCGAGGGTGAGCTGGACCGGGTGGTCATTTGCTACAACCGGTTTGTGAATACGATGACCCAGTCGCCGACGGTGGAGCAGCTGCTACCGCTCCCCGTCGCCGAGGAAGATCAGGCCATGGCCCGGTCCCACAGCTGGGACTATCTCTACGAACCCTCGGCGGCTGTCGCGCTGGATCTACTGCTCGAGCGCTATATCGAATCCCTCGTCTATCAGTCCGTCGTCGAGAATATTGCCTGTGAGATGGCCGCCCGCATGGTGGCCATGAAATCCGCCTCCGATAATGCCGGTAAGCTGATTGATGACCTGAACCTCGCCTATAACAAGGCGCGTCAGGCCGCCATCACAACGGAGCTATCGGAGATTGTTGCCGGCGCCGAGGCCGTCTAG
- the atpA gene encoding F0F1 ATP synthase subunit alpha → MQLNPTEISDLIKQRIENFEAVAEARNEGTVVSVTDGIVRIHGLSDAMQGEMLEFPGETYGMALNLERDSVGAVVLGDYSHLSEGDSVRTTGRILEVPIGEALLGRVVNALGEPIDGKGNIDTDQTAPVEKVAPGVIARQSVDQPVQTGLKAIDSMVPVGRGQRELIIGDRQTGKTAVAIDAIINQKGTGITCVYVAVGQKASSIANVVRKLEEHGALEHTIIVAASAAESAALQFIAPYAGCTMGEFFRDRGEDALIIYDDLSKQAVAYRQVSLLLRRPPGREAFPGDVFYLHSRLLERAARINADEVERLTEGKVKGKTGSLTALPIIETQAGDVSAFVPTNVISITDGQIYLETDLFNAGIRPAINAGLSVSRVGGSAQTKIIKKLGGGIRLALAQYRELAAFSQFASDLDESTRKQLERGQRAMEVLKQGQYAPLSVAYMAVSLYALNEGYLDELELKKISAYEGALHQYMSSNYAELIKQIDDSGDYSDDIQGQLKEALDDFAANGTW, encoded by the coding sequence ATGCAACTTAATCCGACGGAAATCAGTGACCTGATCAAACAGCGCATCGAGAACTTCGAAGCGGTGGCTGAGGCGCGTAACGAGGGCACCGTGGTCAGCGTGACCGACGGCATCGTGCGCATTCACGGACTCAGCGACGCCATGCAGGGCGAGATGCTCGAGTTCCCGGGCGAGACCTACGGCATGGCGCTTAACCTGGAGCGCGACTCCGTCGGCGCTGTGGTGCTCGGCGATTACTCCCACCTCAGTGAGGGCGACAGCGTTCGCACAACGGGCCGTATTCTCGAGGTGCCGATTGGTGAGGCACTCCTGGGTCGCGTGGTGAACGCGTTGGGCGAGCCGATCGACGGCAAGGGCAACATCGACACCGATCAGACCGCCCCGGTCGAGAAAGTCGCCCCCGGCGTGATCGCCCGCCAATCAGTCGATCAGCCTGTGCAGACGGGTCTGAAAGCCATCGACTCCATGGTGCCGGTCGGCCGAGGCCAGCGTGAGCTGATCATCGGTGACCGCCAGACCGGTAAAACCGCGGTGGCCATTGATGCCATCATCAACCAAAAGGGCACGGGCATTACCTGTGTCTACGTGGCGGTGGGTCAGAAGGCTTCCTCTATCGCCAACGTGGTGCGCAAGCTCGAAGAGCATGGTGCGCTGGAGCACACCATTATCGTGGCGGCCTCGGCAGCCGAATCGGCGGCGTTGCAGTTCATCGCGCCCTATGCGGGTTGCACGATGGGCGAGTTTTTCCGTGATCGTGGTGAAGACGCCCTGATTATTTACGATGACCTCTCCAAACAGGCGGTCGCGTACCGTCAGGTGTCGTTGCTGCTGCGCCGTCCGCCAGGCCGTGAGGCGTTCCCGGGTGACGTGTTCTACCTCCATTCACGGTTGCTGGAGCGGGCTGCCCGCATCAATGCCGACGAGGTCGAGCGGCTGACAGAAGGCAAGGTCAAGGGCAAGACCGGTTCGCTGACCGCGCTGCCGATCATCGAGACCCAAGCCGGTGACGTCTCCGCCTTCGTGCCAACCAACGTCATCTCGATTACCGATGGCCAGATTTATCTTGAGACCGATCTGTTCAACGCTGGTATACGGCCAGCCATCAACGCGGGTCTATCCGTTTCGCGTGTGGGTGGCTCAGCGCAGACCAAGATCATCAAGAAACTGGGTGGCGGTATTCGCCTGGCCCTGGCGCAGTATCGGGAGCTCGCAGCGTTCTCGCAGTTCGCGTCGGATCTGGATGAGTCGACACGTAAGCAGCTCGAGCGGGGTCAGCGGGCCATGGAGGTCCTTAAGCAGGGCCAGTACGCGCCGCTGTCAGTGGCCTACATGGCGGTCTCGCTGTATGCGCTGAACGAGGGGTACCTCGATGAGCTGGAGCTCAAGAAGATCAGCGCCTACGAAGGAGCGCTTCATCAGTATATGTCCAGCAACTATGCCGAGTTGATCAAGCAGATCGACGACAGCGGCGATTACAGCGACGACATACAGGGACAGCTGAAAGAGGCCCTGGATGATTTTGCCGCCAACGGCACCTGGTAA